The genomic interval AAGATGAAAATCCCAAAAACAAGTAGATAGATAAGGATCAGATAGCTTGTAGTTTGAAGCAGTTGTTGGTCATAAACTGGAGATTCCAAAAATGTTGGAATCGCCAGTGTAGCAATTGGTTGTTGATTGTTGTCATTAATAGTGCGATAGCCAATAAGAAGCGGCTGGCCAGCCAGGTTAACTGTTGAGAAGGCTTCTTTTCGGTGTTCTATAAAAAGTTGATGATAAACATCATAGGGCAGTGCAGAGGGCAGAAGATGCTGTTGGTAAATTTGTGGAGTCGTAGTTTGAGTAACTCGTCGCTTGGCATAAAATGTGGCATCAGCATTCAGCGGAGTTGTTAGTGTATCCAGAGAAAAACTTGTCTCATCATCTTCCAGAGCTACAAAGGGATCGGACTCAATCGCTGAGGTAAGGGTTTTAAGTTTATCAAACAGCTCTTGCCGTACGATATCTCTGTTTTGTTCTTTGATGGTATAGTGAGAAACGGCAATGAGTGCAGCCAGAAAAATGAGAGTAGCAAGCAAGAAACTGTCAAGGATGCGATCTTGAAAGCGAGTATTTGGTCCCCAAAATGAAAAGCGTTTCCATGCTGTCAGCTTATATAGAAGTCCCAATATGCAACCGAGAATGGATAAAAACAGACTGAACCGAAAGAAGCTGAATAAGATGACACGATAATCAAATAGCGGGGTTGTAGCTTTGATTACTTGCTGATCATCTTGCTGCCAAAGCAGGGTCCGATAATTATAGTCAGCAGTTTGATGGCGATAAAAGATAACTGAATTTGCTTTGAGTGCCTGTTTTTCGCTGGAGGTTAACGTTTGTTTTTGTGGAAAGTTGTTGGTAATGCCCTGTGTTACACTGTTAACCAGCTTGCCGTTACTGTATTTTTGAAGCAAGTACTGTGAATTCCAGTTTTCATAGGTTATGGACGCCATGACCGCACGGATCGGTTTGTTGAACTGGGGGCGTTCTTGATAGATAGAGCATATGATCCATCCGATAGGATCGTTTTCTGCTTGACCAAAAACAGGAATCCAACCGCGGTAAAATGTACGATAGTCCTGTTGATTTATGAGTTGCGGTTGTTGGACGACAGGTCGGATGGTTGACTTTGTAATCTGTTCCATCTCAGTTACAACCTCTAGGCTGGGTATGTTATAAATTTGTAGCCATGCGGGAGAGTTGAGGTTGGTAGAATAATCAGCAATTTGTTGGCCTTCGGTATCTAAAAACCGGATATCGAAAGAGTATATATTCCATTCAGGAGACAGAAACTCTTGGATTGTTTCTGAAAAGTGCGTTTGAATACGAGCTTGATCTTCTATGAGATTTTGTTTGTTGGTATTGCTAAATGTTTCTTCAAGTGTTGTCAATAAATTCCGAGTAATTTTTTCTGCTCGCGGATCTTCTTTTTGGGAATAATCCTTTGCTTTTTTCATCAGCCTGTTGTCTGTATGATTAACAGAGGCTTCTCTAAAGATAGGGATACAAAGAGCAGCAATTACGAAGCTGGTAATTACAATTTTTCGCAATGGCGACATTTCTGTCATCCATTTATACTGTCGAAATTCTGATATTGTTGGAACGATGGCAGTAACTAACCCAAGGGTACCGATATAAATAACCCAAAACATGGAGAGCTCAGTCAGGAAAAAGAAGTGAACGAAAAAAATGCCTGCGAAACCAGTACTTGCCATGGCAGGGACAACAAGAGGGATTCGCTGCTGAGCAATACGAAGAAGTACTTTTGTTACATTTATAAGTAGCAAGAGTAAGGCCAGCACCCAGGCCCCTAGTGTTATATATAATATTCCAATTTGCCATCCCGGGAAGATACTCAAATCAAGCAGGGGAATATTGAGGGCTATACTGGTGTCCAACAACAGGTCAAAGGTACCGAGGATGAGAAAAGTACTTGCCAGCCCCCACGCCATTGCGACAATAATAGGGACAATAAACCTATTACGGTGATTGTACCAGGTCGTCTGTTTGGTCTTATGTACTATGGTGATTGATGTAAGAAGTGCCAAAAAGCCATTTGAATAGCTTTTGGCCAGTAGTTTGACGGTTTTCTCAAGTTCACTTCCGGAAATATCTGAAAGTGCAAGTACCCAGTATGATATGACATCGGTTATAGTTATAATAGCCCATCCTAGGCCAATGATCGACAGTTGTAGTAATAATCCTTTCCAAAGTGGTAATTGTTCAGCGGCTCGAAACAAGAGTCCGGCCAGCATTAAAAAGCAAATAAATGCAAAAACAGATCGCCAAAAGCGAGTATCTTGTTCCCAGGTCGCCTGTCTTTCTTGAAACTTATCTGCCGTGGCATAAACAACTCCTACCGAGTCCCCACTCAGGTTTTTCAGGGTGCGGTCTTGAACATAATTATTTGGAGGCGAACTAAAGATGCTGAAGTTCAGCGGATAGGATGGGGAAAAGTAAGATGAGCTAAAAAGATTAAATTCGTTACGGTCGCCAATAGGCAGGGGATTGTTCTGTTGGATACGGTAATTCGTTACTAGCGTGTATGAAGTGTTCCCTGTATTATCTTGTATGGTAAATGATACCAAGCATTCCCAATAAAGGATGTTATTATGTTGTTTTAGTGATATTTGGCCGTTTTGGTCAGTGCTCGGGGAGGATGTTCGATCTTTTTGGAGGGCAAAGCCATCCCAGGCCAAAGGGGTATTATTTTTGTAGAGTGTGGAGCTCCAGAATTGTGGGAATTGGTTAAGAATATTGTT from Fodinibius salinus carries:
- a CDS encoding sensor histidine kinase, which translates into the protein MDTFFHTNRLQYSLGATLLGLLLILLALEGWRYGIKPSPSNNEEVITENLTEASNFFLERQQELLDNTNDLAQILRSALLKEQSLQSLNNILNQFPQFWSSTLYKNNTPLAWDGFALQKDRTSSPSTDQNGQISLKQHNNILYWECLVSFTIQDNTGNTSYTLVTNYRIQQNNPLPIGDRNEFNLFSSSYFSPSYPLNFSIFSSPPNNYVQDRTLKNLSGDSVGVVYATADKFQERQATWEQDTRFWRSVFAFICFLMLAGLLFRAAEQLPLWKGLLLQLSIIGLGWAIITITDVISYWVLALSDISGSELEKTVKLLAKSYSNGFLALLTSITIVHKTKQTTWYNHRNRFIVPIIVAMAWGLASTFLILGTFDLLLDTSIALNIPLLDLSIFPGWQIGILYITLGAWVLALLLLLINVTKVLLRIAQQRIPLVVPAMASTGFAGIFFVHFFFLTELSMFWVIYIGTLGLVTAIVPTISEFRQYKWMTEMSPLRKIVITSFVIAALCIPIFREASVNHTDNRLMKKAKDYSQKEDPRAEKITRNLLTTLEETFSNTNKQNLIEDQARIQTHFSETIQEFLSPEWNIYSFDIRFLDTEGQQIADYSTNLNSPAWLQIYNIPSLEVVTEMEQITKSTIRPVVQQPQLINQQDYRTFYRGWIPVFGQAENDPIGWIICSIYQERPQFNKPIRAVMASITYENWNSQYLLQKYSNGKLVNSVTQGITNNFPQKQTLTSSEKQALKANSVIFYRHQTADYNYRTLLWQQDDQQVIKATTPLFDYRVILFSFFRFSLFLSILGCILGLLYKLTAWKRFSFWGPNTRFQDRILDSFLLATLIFLAALIAVSHYTIKEQNRDIVRQELFDKLKTLTSAIESDPFVALEDDETSFSLDTLTTPLNADATFYAKRRVTQTTTPQIYQQHLLPSALPYDVYHQLFIEHRKEAFSTVNLAGQPLLIGYRTINDNNQQPIATLAIPTFLESPVYDQQLLQTTSYLILIYLLVFGIFIFVSAAIAKKLTYPLTVIRQGLNKISAGNLDTSIPVTSDDEFGQLASTYNRMVDRLKNLQEELAVAEREAAWKEMAQQVAHEIKNPLTPMKLNIQHLERQLNSDHQNPEELKENVQKITQNLIEQIQSLNNIASDFSTFSQPLSEDFEKVNLAELLSSVVKLYEHDETVDIIFSPPAHDITVPGINDELKRVIINLVKNAYESMPNNGGEITLQLYSKQNHAFIEIEDNGSGIPEEVRSDIFVPSFSTKSSGTGLGLAISKKIIEAHKGNISFASIEGKGTTFIIKLPEQ